In Variovorax sp. J2L1-78, the following are encoded in one genomic region:
- a CDS encoding carboxymuconolactone decarboxylase family protein, with protein sequence MTQTPTSESLSVRQQAIIPIAAFGAAGDMPRLHAALNEGLDAGLTVNDTKEVLVQLYAYAGFPRSLNALGELMKVVEARRQRGVHDAQGQLPSRPIPQGEALLAAGTANQTRLVGSPVKGALFEFAPAIDAYLKAHLFGDIFERDNLDWQSRELATVAMLSALQGADSQVQSHMGISMNVGLTASQLKQLTQVLADRVDAESARRAREALARQLAARASR encoded by the coding sequence ATGACCCAGACCCCAACGTCGGAATCACTCTCCGTGCGCCAGCAGGCCATCATTCCGATCGCAGCATTCGGCGCCGCAGGGGACATGCCACGCCTCCATGCGGCATTGAACGAGGGCCTCGACGCCGGACTGACCGTGAACGACACGAAGGAAGTCCTGGTCCAGCTCTATGCGTACGCAGGATTTCCGCGCAGCCTCAATGCGCTGGGCGAATTGATGAAAGTGGTCGAGGCTCGCCGACAGCGCGGTGTGCACGATGCTCAGGGTCAATTACCGAGTCGTCCCATCCCCCAGGGCGAGGCACTGCTGGCGGCCGGCACGGCCAATCAGACCCGGCTCGTGGGCAGCCCCGTGAAGGGGGCGCTGTTCGAGTTCGCACCGGCGATCGATGCGTACCTGAAAGCGCACCTCTTCGGCGACATCTTCGAACGTGACAACCTCGACTGGCAAAGCCGCGAACTCGCGACCGTCGCGATGCTGTCGGCACTGCAGGGCGCCGATTCGCAAGTGCAGTCGCACATGGGCATCAGCATGAACGTGGGCCTCACGGCCAGTCAGCTGAAGCAGCTGACGCAGGTGTTGGCCGATCGCGTCGACGCAGAAAGCGCACGACGGGCCCGAGAGGCACTTGCGCGGCAACTTGCGGCGCGGGCCAGCCGTTAG
- a CDS encoding DUF3830 family protein — protein MTRLKITAGGYEFIAETHPDAPLTVAAFAKLLPYRQKLIHVRWSGEGCWVPLGEFKLENDGTPVGFENHTSHPSVGDILFYPGGYSETEIILAYGACSFASKMGQLAGNHFLTIVEGKENLRALGVKVLWEGAQDVVFETYE, from the coding sequence ATGACCCGACTCAAGATCACCGCCGGCGGCTATGAATTCATCGCTGAAACCCACCCCGACGCGCCGCTCACCGTCGCAGCGTTCGCCAAGCTGCTGCCCTACCGCCAGAAGCTGATCCACGTGCGCTGGAGCGGCGAAGGCTGCTGGGTGCCGCTGGGCGAATTCAAGCTGGAGAACGACGGCACGCCCGTGGGCTTCGAGAACCACACCAGCCATCCGTCGGTCGGCGACATCCTGTTCTACCCCGGTGGCTACAGCGAGACCGAGATCATCCTGGCCTACGGCGCCTGCAGTTTTGCCAGCAAGATGGGCCAACTCGCCGGCAACCACTTCCTCACCATCGTCGAAGGCAAGGAGAACCTGCGCGCGCTGGGCGTGAAGGTGCTGTGGGAAGGCGCGCAGGACGTGGTGTTCGAAACGTACGAATGA
- a CDS encoding amidohydrolase family protein, producing MTTAEPTTLDCAWLLADPGAAPAQRDMRIALADGRVDALTPLHDAVPGRRRLALPALANAHDHARTHRSATLGAFGQPLESWLPFLGLTPAMDPYLCAATSFSRSLRNGVVDLMVHYTRVQGGMPYADEAAAVARAARDVGVRIGFAVSMRDRHGIGYGDDATVLAALRPGIREAVAQRLSVQPVEPARQLAVVDEVAAMVATDGHGTHVDVQYGPTAVQWCSTPLLEAIAQASADTGRRVHMHLLETKYQRAWADAAHPGGIVRFLDDIGLLSPRLTLAHCTWARPEDLALIAERGATIAVNTSSNLGLKSGIAPLAEMLQQGCKVAMGLDGMAFDEDDDALREARLAYALHRGWGYDATMTPAQLWRFASRGRIAPGAPADIVLLDWDALDDDALFDDVDPLDLLLARGNGRHIHTVIARGRTVVDAGRVCGVDELALQAELRGRLRAALASDDAHQGWRGTVQALARDLAPFYRDGRLGGCCG from the coding sequence ATGACGACTGCCGAACCCACCACCCTCGACTGCGCCTGGCTGCTGGCCGACCCCGGCGCCGCGCCCGCGCAGCGCGACATGCGCATCGCGTTGGCCGACGGTCGCGTCGATGCGCTCACGCCGCTGCACGATGCGGTGCCCGGCCGACGGCGGCTCGCCCTGCCGGCGCTGGCCAACGCGCACGACCATGCGCGCACCCACCGCAGCGCCACGCTGGGTGCCTTCGGCCAGCCGCTGGAAAGCTGGCTCCCCTTTCTCGGCCTGACGCCGGCCATGGACCCGTACCTGTGCGCCGCCACGTCCTTCTCGCGCTCGCTGCGCAACGGCGTGGTCGACCTGATGGTCCACTACACCCGCGTGCAGGGCGGCATGCCTTACGCCGACGAGGCGGCCGCGGTGGCGCGTGCCGCGCGCGACGTGGGCGTGCGCATCGGCTTCGCCGTGTCGATGCGCGACCGCCATGGCATCGGCTACGGTGACGACGCGACGGTGCTTGCGGCGTTGCGGCCGGGCATCCGCGAGGCCGTTGCGCAGCGCCTGTCGGTGCAGCCGGTCGAGCCGGCCCGGCAGCTCGCCGTGGTCGACGAGGTCGCGGCCATGGTGGCGACAGACGGCCACGGCACGCATGTCGATGTGCAGTACGGGCCGACGGCCGTGCAGTGGTGCAGTACGCCGTTGCTCGAAGCCATCGCGCAGGCTTCGGCCGACACCGGCCGGCGGGTGCACATGCACCTGCTCGAAACCAAGTACCAGCGCGCCTGGGCCGACGCGGCGCATCCCGGCGGCATCGTCCGCTTCCTCGATGACATCGGCCTGCTGAGCCCGCGGCTCACGCTCGCGCACTGCACCTGGGCACGGCCGGAAGACCTGGCGCTGATCGCTGAACGTGGCGCGACCATCGCGGTCAACACCAGCTCGAACCTCGGTTTGAAGTCGGGCATCGCGCCGCTGGCCGAGATGCTCCAGCAGGGCTGCAAGGTCGCGATGGGCCTCGACGGCATGGCCTTCGACGAGGACGACGATGCGCTGCGCGAAGCGCGCCTGGCCTATGCGCTGCACCGCGGCTGGGGCTACGACGCGACCATGACGCCGGCCCAGCTGTGGCGCTTCGCCTCCCGCGGCCGCATTGCGCCCGGCGCGCCGGCCGACATCGTGCTGCTCGACTGGGATGCGCTCGACGACGACGCGCTGTTCGACGACGTCGACCCGCTCGACCTGCTGCTGGCGCGCGGCAACGGCCGCCACATCCACACGGTGATCGCGCGTGGCCGCACGGTGGTCGATGCCGGCCGGGTGTGCGGCGTCGACGAGCTCGCGCTGCAGGCAGAATTGCGCGGCCGCCTGCGCGCCGCGCTCGCGTCCGATGACGCCCACCAGGGCTGGCGTGGCACCGTGCAGGCCCTGGCCCGGGACCTCGCTCCCTTCTACCGCGACGGCCGCCTCGGCGGCTGCTGCGGCTGA
- a CDS encoding ABC transporter substrate-binding protein, with protein sequence MRPRLSRRTAVAALVALASFAALVPTREAAAQAVTPIKFVLDWKLQGIHAWYYLAEDKGYFAEEKLAVTIDQGEGSAATVTKVMAGAYQAGFGDVNAIVQNAAAKPGQAPVMVYVLYNRAPYALIVKSSSPVNTPKDLEGRTLGTPAGGAAARMFPVIAAKAGIDAGKVKWTNVAPNLQEQLLLKDHVDGAAVFSVTSYMNLVAQGVDPDKDIRWFHYGDYGVELYGNGVMVSQQLVKDKPEAVAGLVRAVNKAVRDTIANPDAAIAALMKREPLLNKDLEKRRLMYTLKTVMLTPEVATQGLGDVSDARFARAFLQLKAAFDLQRVPTAAEVFDRRFLPPLAERRILAK encoded by the coding sequence ATGCGTCCCCGTCTTTCCCGCCGCACCGCTGTCGCAGCGCTCGTCGCACTGGCGTCCTTCGCCGCGCTGGTGCCGACGCGCGAAGCCGCTGCGCAGGCCGTCACGCCCATCAAGTTCGTGCTCGACTGGAAACTGCAGGGCATCCACGCCTGGTACTACCTGGCCGAGGACAAGGGCTACTTCGCAGAGGAGAAGCTGGCTGTGACCATCGACCAGGGCGAAGGCTCGGCCGCCACCGTGACCAAGGTGATGGCAGGCGCCTACCAGGCCGGCTTCGGCGACGTCAACGCCATCGTGCAGAACGCTGCGGCCAAGCCGGGCCAGGCACCCGTGATGGTCTACGTGCTCTACAACCGCGCGCCCTATGCGCTGATCGTGAAGTCGTCGAGCCCGGTCAACACACCGAAGGACCTCGAAGGCCGCACGCTCGGCACCCCGGCCGGCGGTGCGGCCGCACGCATGTTCCCGGTGATCGCGGCCAAGGCCGGCATCGACGCGGGCAAGGTGAAGTGGACCAACGTGGCGCCCAACCTGCAGGAGCAACTGCTGCTCAAGGACCACGTCGACGGCGCCGCGGTGTTCTCGGTGACCAGCTACATGAACCTGGTCGCGCAGGGCGTCGACCCCGACAAGGACATCCGCTGGTTCCACTATGGCGACTACGGCGTCGAGCTCTACGGCAACGGCGTGATGGTGTCCCAGCAGCTCGTGAAGGACAAGCCCGAGGCCGTTGCCGGCCTGGTGCGCGCGGTGAACAAGGCCGTGCGCGACACGATCGCCAACCCCGATGCCGCCATCGCCGCGCTGATGAAGCGCGAGCCGCTGCTCAACAAGGACCTGGAGAAGCGCCGCCTGATGTACACGCTCAAGACCGTCATGCTCACGCCCGAGGTCGCGACGCAGGGCCTGGGCGACGTGAGCGATGCCCGATTCGCGCGCGCCTTCCTGCAGCTCAAGGCAGCCTTCGACCTGCAGCGCGTTCCGACGGCGGCCGAAGTGTTCGACCGCCGCTTCCTGCCGCCGCTGGCCGAGCGCAGGATACTGGCGAAATGA
- a CDS encoding ABC transporter permease: protein MNAMSPVVRQRVLSAAALVGFFVLWEVVCLAFGVSDLILPRPSQIAHVLVEKMPLLWPHALQTLYTTFVGFAFGVLVGIVIGVGIGSSKLAYDVTYPLLVGFSSIPKVAVVPLFVVWFGAGTVPAILTSMVISIFPVVVNVATGLASTEPELEDVLRVLGARKRDILWNVGLPRAMPYLFASLKIAITLSFVGTVLAETVASNKGIGTVMMIASGNFDVPMVFAGLFLLAAMGVVLYGISSLVEQRVTGWSQRKTDLAMG from the coding sequence ATGAACGCGATGTCCCCGGTCGTGCGCCAACGCGTGCTGTCCGCCGCTGCGCTCGTCGGCTTCTTCGTGCTGTGGGAAGTGGTCTGCCTCGCCTTCGGCGTGTCCGACCTGATCCTGCCGCGCCCGAGCCAGATCGCCCATGTGCTGGTCGAGAAGATGCCGCTGCTGTGGCCACACGCGCTGCAGACGCTCTACACCACCTTCGTCGGCTTCGCGTTCGGCGTGCTGGTGGGCATCGTGATCGGTGTCGGCATCGGTTCGTCGAAGCTGGCCTACGACGTGACCTACCCGCTGCTGGTCGGCTTCTCCAGCATCCCGAAGGTGGCGGTGGTGCCGCTCTTCGTCGTGTGGTTCGGCGCGGGCACGGTGCCGGCCATCCTCACCTCGATGGTGATCAGCATCTTCCCGGTGGTGGTGAACGTGGCCACCGGCCTGGCCAGCACCGAACCCGAGCTCGAAGACGTGCTGCGCGTGCTCGGCGCCCGCAAGCGCGACATCCTCTGGAACGTCGGCCTGCCGCGCGCCATGCCCTATCTGTTCGCGTCGCTCAAGATCGCGATCACGCTGTCCTTCGTCGGCACCGTGCTGGCCGAGACGGTGGCGTCGAACAAGGGCATCGGCACCGTGATGATGATCGCCAGCGGCAACTTCGACGTGCCGATGGTGTTCGCCGGGCTCTTCCTGCTGGCGGCGATGGGCGTGGTGCTCTATGGCATCTCGTCGCTGGTCGAACAGCGCGTGACCGGCTGGTCGCAGCGTAAGACCGACCTGGCGATGGGCTGA
- a CDS encoding ABC transporter ATP-binding protein, with protein MSQSFIQLSDVMLRYGGGTIALDHTTLGIAEGDFVTLVGPSGCGKSTILKLVAGLLKPTAGAVIAGGREVGAVGTQPSGAHAAQAPRLRIGLAFQNPTMLPWLTIRENVMIPLKIVQPFRQDFAKKKKGEYRDRVDALLAQVGLKGFGDKRPWQLSGGMLQRASLCRALVHEPELLLLDEPFGALDQFTREELWDIMQSLWMARRPTVLLVTHDLRESAYLANRICVMSSRPGRILETRDVGFARPRTLESSYAPEFATLVQQLRMRIAEARRDGDATPPTVARPSIEEVAA; from the coding sequence ATGAGCCAGAGCTTCATCCAACTGTCCGACGTGATGCTGCGCTACGGCGGCGGCACCATCGCGCTCGACCACACCACGCTGGGCATCGCCGAGGGCGACTTCGTCACGCTGGTGGGGCCGAGCGGCTGCGGCAAGTCGACCATCCTCAAGCTGGTGGCCGGGCTGCTCAAGCCGACGGCCGGCGCGGTGATCGCCGGCGGGCGCGAGGTCGGTGCGGTCGGCACCCAGCCGTCAGGCGCACACGCGGCGCAGGCACCGCGCCTGCGCATCGGGCTGGCCTTCCAGAACCCGACGATGCTGCCGTGGCTCACCATCCGCGAGAACGTGATGATCCCGCTGAAGATCGTCCAGCCCTTCCGCCAGGACTTCGCGAAGAAGAAAAAGGGCGAGTACCGGGACCGCGTCGATGCGCTGCTCGCGCAGGTCGGCCTCAAGGGCTTCGGCGACAAGCGGCCGTGGCAGCTGTCGGGGGGCATGCTGCAGCGCGCGTCGCTGTGCCGTGCGCTGGTGCACGAGCCTGAGCTGCTGCTGCTCGACGAGCCTTTCGGCGCGCTCGACCAGTTCACGCGCGAGGAGCTGTGGGACATCATGCAGAGCCTCTGGATGGCGCGCCGCCCCACGGTGCTGCTGGTGACGCACGACCTGCGCGAATCGGCCTACCTCGCCAACCGCATCTGCGTGATGAGTTCGCGCCCCGGCCGCATTCTGGAGACGCGCGACGTCGGCTTCGCCCGGCCGCGCACGCTCGAGAGCAGCTACGCGCCCGAGTTCGCGACGTTGGTGCAGCAACTGCGCATGCGCATCGCGGAGGCCCGGCGCGACGGCGATGCCACGCCGCCTACGGTGGCAAGGCCTTCGATCGAAGAGGTGGCGGCATGA